The Pelagibacterium halotolerans B2 genome has a segment encoding these proteins:
- a CDS encoding MFS transporter — MSDPDSAESAIRDTRWVLPATILGSSLGFIDGSVVNVALPAIQSDLDAGLATAQWVVNGYMLMLGSLILLGGTIGDRFGQRRIFLFGLVGFAIASIACAIAPSPLSLVAARTIQGIAAAFLVPSSLALIGSAFTGEARGKAIGTWAAAGALTTALGPPFGGWLVDTVGWRAIFYINIPIAAAALAMGWRIAAAPAGRTYREFDIAGTIAMVAGLGLLSYGLITAGEGNTTIGGLAIAASIPFAIGFFFIERRASEPLVPMGLFANSQFSGANLLTITLYASLSGSLFILPFVLIYANGYSATMAGAALLPFSILLGLGSRYAGALAKRIGTRIMLIAGPAATGFGYMVLALMVDLGGYWLAFFPGLVIIGVGMTITVAPLTTAVFDAAPDDAGGTASGINNAASRIGGLIAVAALGFAFGGSDLSILPPEALRMSYRWIMAAAACLAFASALAAAATIKDKGQQSRAPKPPDR; from the coding sequence ATGAGCGATCCCGACAGTGCCGAATCCGCAATCCGCGACACGCGCTGGGTGCTCCCGGCCACCATTCTAGGCTCCAGCCTGGGCTTCATTGACGGCTCGGTCGTCAATGTCGCCTTGCCCGCCATTCAGTCCGATCTCGATGCCGGCCTTGCGACCGCTCAGTGGGTGGTCAATGGTTACATGCTCATGCTCGGCAGTCTCATCCTGCTCGGCGGCACCATCGGCGATCGTTTCGGCCAGCGCCGCATCTTCCTGTTCGGTCTTGTCGGCTTTGCCATTGCCTCCATCGCCTGCGCCATCGCACCATCCCCGCTGTCCCTTGTTGCCGCGCGGACCATCCAGGGCATCGCCGCAGCCTTTCTCGTCCCGTCCAGCCTGGCCCTGATCGGTTCGGCCTTCACCGGCGAAGCCCGCGGCAAGGCCATCGGCACATGGGCCGCGGCCGGGGCGCTGACGACGGCGCTCGGCCCACCCTTCGGCGGTTGGCTGGTCGATACCGTCGGCTGGCGGGCCATCTTCTATATCAACATTCCCATTGCTGCCGCCGCGCTGGCCATGGGCTGGCGCATCGCCGCGGCGCCGGCCGGGCGCACCTATCGCGAATTCGACATTGCCGGCACCATTGCCATGGTCGCCGGTCTCGGCCTGCTCTCGTACGGCCTCATCACCGCCGGGGAGGGCAACACGACCATCGGCGGTCTTGCCATTGCGGCGTCAATTCCCTTTGCCATCGGCTTTTTCTTCATCGAGCGCCGCGCCAGCGAGCCGCTGGTCCCCATGGGGCTGTTTGCCAACAGCCAGTTTTCCGGGGCAAACCTGCTCACCATAACCCTCTATGCCTCGCTTTCAGGCTCGCTGTTTATTCTCCCCTTCGTTCTGATCTACGCGAACGGCTACAGCGCCACCATGGCCGGCGCCGCGCTGTTGCCGTTCTCGATCCTGCTCGGTCTTGGCTCACGCTATGCCGGGGCGCTCGCCAAACGCATCGGCACCCGCATCATGCTGATCGCCGGCCCGGCAGCCACCGGCTTCGGCTATATGGTCCTGGCCCTGATGGTCGATTTGGGCGGCTATTGGCTGGCCTTTTTTCCAGGCCTGGTGATCATCGGCGTTGGAATGACCATAACTGTCGCACCACTCACGACGGCCGTGTTCGATGCCGCTCCCGACGATGCCGGCGGTACCGCATCGGGCATCAACAATGCCGCCTCGCGCATCGGCGGGTTGATTGCCGTCGCCGCCCTCGGCTTTGCCTTTGGCGGTTCCGATCTCTCGATCCTGCCGCCCGAAGCCCTGCGGATGTCCTATCGCTGGATAATGGCCGCCGCAGCCTGCCTGGCCTTCGCCAGCGCTCTGGCGGCCGCCGCAACAATCAAGGACAAGGGACAACAGAGCAGGGCACCGAAACCGCCTGACCGCTAA
- a CDS encoding ABC transporter substrate-binding protein codes for MRAAVLFCAGLSLTSVALTASALGQEVLNYAWNGYEAEIPADPERVFVMESRTALEFALLAGFPVIATDWDETSHLVLDEVTERLSFRAEPNAELALSYEPDLLVVGRGWWNFWQNNGSFNSDGFDVLVIEDANSADWKELMVGQLEAVGRADQADMALASYDAAVAEARPIIAELVGDAPVAIADIWAGDQYVLHVDTFDAAVARDIGLNLVSSDAPIEDGYQAHSAENLDAFAGAEFIVLWGGDSPAVDNPLWQRLPAVEAGKVYELHTANSWGFALAATDFVADLVAYAEDAAGR; via the coding sequence ATGCGCGCCGCTGTGTTGTTCTGTGCGGGTCTGTCCTTAACGAGCGTTGCCCTGACTGCCAGCGCGCTTGGGCAGGAGGTTCTGAATTACGCCTGGAATGGCTATGAGGCAGAAATTCCCGCCGATCCTGAGCGCGTGTTCGTCATGGAAAGCCGGACGGCGCTCGAATTTGCACTCCTGGCCGGGTTTCCCGTTATTGCCACAGATTGGGACGAAACGAGCCATCTGGTGCTCGATGAGGTGACGGAAAGGTTGAGTTTTCGTGCCGAACCGAATGCGGAACTTGCCCTTTCCTACGAGCCCGATCTCCTGGTGGTCGGCCGCGGCTGGTGGAATTTCTGGCAGAACAACGGCTCATTCAATAGCGACGGCTTCGATGTACTGGTGATCGAGGATGCCAACAGTGCCGACTGGAAGGAGCTGATGGTTGGGCAGCTTGAGGCTGTGGGTCGCGCCGACCAGGCAGACATGGCGCTTGCCAGTTACGATGCGGCCGTTGCCGAGGCTCGCCCGATCATCGCGGAACTGGTTGGCGACGCGCCTGTGGCGATCGCCGATATCTGGGCCGGCGACCAATATGTGCTCCATGTCGATACATTCGATGCGGCGGTTGCAAGGGACATCGGGCTGAACCTGGTGTCGAGCGATGCGCCGATTGAGGACGGGTATCAAGCCCACAGTGCAGAAAATCTCGACGCGTTCGCGGGGGCCGAATTCATCGTCCTGTGGGGCGGGGATTCGCCGGCCGTGGACAATCCGTTGTGGCAACGGTTACCAGCGGTCGAGGCCGGAAAGGTCTATGAGTTGCACACCGCGAACAGTTGGGGGTTTGCATTGGCGGCGACCGATTTCGTCGCCGATCTTGTGGCTTATGCCGAAGACGCGGCGGGGCGTTAG
- a CDS encoding DUF4180 domain-containing protein — translation MPGTVVELANRDVLVLDASHDLAAATLANDLIGLVWEHEVEIIAVPAECLPAEVFNLRSGILGEMAQKAANYRVRMAIVGDVSGHMAASKAFRDYVYETNKGLTLWMVPDMAALDVRLGTGPVV, via the coding sequence ATGCCCGGGACTGTTGTTGAACTCGCAAATCGCGATGTTCTTGTTCTCGATGCTTCCCATGATCTGGCGGCGGCGACTTTGGCCAACGATCTGATCGGGCTGGTGTGGGAACATGAAGTGGAGATCATCGCGGTGCCCGCGGAGTGCCTGCCAGCCGAAGTTTTCAACTTGCGCTCAGGGATACTCGGCGAAATGGCACAGAAGGCTGCCAATTACCGGGTGCGGATGGCTATCGTTGGCGATGTCTCCGGCCACATGGCAGCGAGCAAGGCCTTCCGCGACTATGTCTATGAGACAAATAAAGGGCTGACACTCTGGATGGTGCCGGACATGGCAGCGCTGGACGTGCGGCTCGGGACCGGGCCGGTTGTGTAA
- a CDS encoding nucleotidyltransferase family protein, which translates to MSDHLRYAKASPDEQLGALETLVRGNGALMSVLEILRAAGLPQALVGGGAVYQTVWNGLTGRPTWYGVKDIDAIYFDDTDLSYAAEDAVIQRVGALLSDAPVPVEIRNQARVHLWFGEKFGFDVPPLKSSAEALTRYASRTHAVAVGLDDLGRLNVEAPFGLDDLFAFRVTPNRLGKSRQAHIEKGERAKSVWPEVEVMSWPEDGTELV; encoded by the coding sequence ATGTCGGATCATTTGCGCTATGCGAAAGCCTCACCGGATGAGCAATTGGGCGCGCTGGAAACCCTTGTGCGCGGCAATGGAGCGCTGATGAGCGTTCTGGAGATCTTGCGGGCTGCAGGGCTGCCGCAAGCACTGGTGGGTGGCGGTGCGGTCTATCAGACGGTATGGAACGGATTGACGGGGCGCCCGACCTGGTATGGCGTCAAGGATATCGATGCCATCTATTTTGACGACACCGATCTGAGCTACGCAGCGGAGGACGCCGTGATACAGCGGGTCGGGGCGCTGCTGTCGGACGCTCCGGTGCCTGTCGAAATCCGCAATCAGGCGCGCGTGCATCTGTGGTTCGGCGAGAAGTTCGGGTTCGACGTGCCGCCGCTCAAATCATCCGCCGAGGCGCTGACTCGCTATGCATCGCGGACGCACGCGGTTGCCGTTGGGCTGGATGACCTTGGCCGTCTCAACGTCGAGGCGCCGTTTGGGCTCGACGATCTGTTTGCTTTCCGGGTGACACCGAACAGATTGGGCAAGAGCCGACAGGCCCATATCGAGAAGGGCGAGAGGGCCAAGAGTGTGTGGCCTGAGGTGGAGGTCATGTCGTGGCCCGAGGATGGGACGGAGCTGGTGTAA
- the glmS gene encoding glutamine--fructose-6-phosphate transaminase (isomerizing), producing MCGIVGIIGVEPVADRLVDALRRLEYRGYDSAGIATLTGAGLDRRRAEGKLNNLAGKLAAEPLEGVIGIGHTRWATHGGATEGNAHPHMAGKVAVVHNGIIENFKELLEDLARDGYSPQSETDTESVALWVTREIERGATPREAVANTLPKLRGTFGLVFMFAGEDKLLIAARQGSPLAVGHGKDEMYLGSDAFALAPFTNQITYLEEGDWAVIVPGQVEIFDFDGNVVERARQVSSASAALADKGNHRHFMAKEIYEQPETVSHTLAHYLDLAGETVKLREELPFDFAKLSRLTITACGTAFYAGLVAKYWFERYARLPVDVDVASEFRYREPPLPDNGLTLVISQSGETADTLAALRYAAKEGQHIAALVNVQESTIARESHVIFPTLCGPEIAVASTKATTAQLSILASLAIAAGQARGVLSPSDAHALVRALIELPRNISEMLRFEGRVEEISRNLSRAKDVLYLGRGQLYPIALEGALKLKEISYIHAEGYAAGELKHGPIALVNEEMPVIVVAPSDELMEKTLSNMYEVAARGGKIILITDAEGKAEAGGGIDDIIEMPRVHPFVAPILAAVPVQLLAYHTAVFMGTDVDQPRNLAKSVTVE from the coding sequence ATGTGCGGCATCGTTGGAATCATCGGGGTCGAGCCGGTTGCCGACCGGCTCGTGGATGCGCTGCGGCGGCTCGAATATCGCGGCTATGACAGCGCCGGGATCGCCACGCTGACTGGCGCGGGGCTCGACCGCCGGCGGGCCGAGGGCAAGCTCAACAACCTGGCGGGCAAGCTGGCCGCCGAACCGCTCGAGGGGGTCATCGGGATCGGACATACGCGCTGGGCCACGCATGGCGGAGCGACCGAGGGTAATGCGCATCCGCATATGGCGGGCAAGGTGGCCGTGGTTCATAACGGGATCATCGAAAACTTCAAGGAATTGCTCGAAGACCTTGCACGTGATGGATATTCTCCGCAGAGCGAGACGGACACGGAGTCCGTTGCGCTGTGGGTGACGCGGGAGATCGAGCGAGGCGCGACGCCGCGCGAGGCCGTAGCGAATACGCTGCCCAAGCTGCGCGGAACGTTCGGACTGGTGTTCATGTTCGCGGGCGAGGACAAGCTTTTGATTGCGGCGCGACAGGGTTCGCCGCTGGCGGTCGGGCATGGCAAAGATGAGATGTATCTTGGGTCCGATGCCTTCGCCCTGGCACCGTTCACCAACCAGATTACCTATCTCGAAGAGGGCGATTGGGCGGTTATTGTGCCGGGCCAGGTCGAGATCTTCGATTTTGACGGCAATGTGGTCGAGCGCGCGCGGCAGGTGTCTTCGGCGTCGGCGGCGTTGGCCGACAAGGGTAATCATCGCCATTTCATGGCCAAGGAAATCTACGAACAGCCCGAAACGGTTTCGCACACGCTTGCCCATTATCTCGATCTGGCGGGCGAAACTGTGAAGCTGCGTGAGGAATTGCCGTTCGATTTCGCAAAGCTGTCGCGCCTGACGATCACCGCGTGCGGAACCGCCTTTTACGCCGGGCTGGTGGCCAAATACTGGTTCGAACGCTATGCGCGGCTGCCGGTGGATGTCGATGTGGCGTCGGAATTCCGTTATCGCGAGCCGCCGCTGCCTGACAACGGGCTGACGCTGGTGATTTCGCAATCGGGCGAGACAGCCGATACGCTGGCGGCGCTGCGCTATGCGGCAAAAGAAGGTCAGCACATCGCGGCGCTGGTCAATGTGCAGGAATCGACAATTGCCCGGGAAAGCCACGTGATCTTTCCCACGCTGTGCGGACCGGAAATCGCCGTGGCTTCGACCAAGGCGACAACGGCGCAGCTTTCGATCCTTGCCAGCCTGGCGATCGCCGCCGGGCAGGCGCGGGGGGTGCTGAGCCCGTCCGATGCGCATGCGCTGGTGCGGGCATTGATCGAGTTGCCCCGCAATATCTCGGAAATGCTGCGATTTGAGGGCCGTGTCGAGGAAATCTCGCGCAATCTCTCAAGAGCCAAGGACGTGCTTTATCTCGGCCGCGGGCAGCTTTATCCGATCGCGCTTGAGGGCGCGCTCAAGCTCAAGGAAATCTCTTATATCCACGCGGAAGGCTACGCGGCAGGCGAACTCAAGCACGGGCCGATCGCGCTGGTGAACGAGGAGATGCCGGTGATTGTGGTGGCGCCATCGGACGAGCTGATGGAAAAGACGCTGTCGAACATGTACGAGGTCGCGGCGCGCGGAGGCAAGATCATCCTGATTACCGATGCCGAAGGCAAGGCGGAGGCTGGCGGCGGCATCGACGATATCATCGAGATGCCGCGCGTTCATCCGTTCGTCGCGCCGATCCTTGCGGCAGTGCCGGTGCAGCTTCTGGCCTATCACACGGCGGTGTTCATGGGGACCGACGTCGACCAGCCCAGAAATCTGGCGAAATCGGTGACTGTGGAGTAG
- the glmU gene encoding bifunctional UDP-N-acetylglucosamine diphosphorylase/glucosamine-1-phosphate N-acetyltransferase GlmU, translated as MTELMAIVLAAGEGTRMKSAHPKVLHKVGGRPIAGHVLAAAREAGAGKVAMITGPGHDAVRKAMAAIDPEVAFFEQTERKGTAHAASMARPAFAEAKGYVAVVYGDHPLLRGADFSRVTERLDAGLDVAILGFEPKDPTGYGRFITDGEKLLAIREHKDASEREREIGLCNACILAFRAEVFTSLIDKVGTDNAQGEYYLTDLVELANAAGHNVGYAVAPEDNVMGVNDRAQLARAEAVFQSVRREDFMAAGVTLHDPASVYFSFDTEIAADVEIEPNVVFGPGVKVESGAVIHAFSHIEGAHIGPNVNVGPFARLRPGAELGEGAKVGNFVEVKNADIGQGAKVSHLTYIGDAEIGAGANIGAGTVTCNYDGYNKARTIIGEHAFIGSNSALVAPVEVGDGAYVASGSVITEPVPTDALGIGRARQINKPGYGKALNARFKAIKDQK; from the coding sequence ATGACCGAACTGATGGCAATCGTTCTGGCGGCGGGGGAAGGTACGCGGATGAAATCCGCGCATCCCAAGGTGCTCCACAAGGTTGGAGGGCGCCCGATCGCCGGGCATGTGCTGGCCGCAGCCCGTGAAGCGGGGGCTGGGAAGGTCGCCATGATTACCGGGCCGGGGCATGATGCCGTCCGCAAGGCAATGGCGGCCATCGATCCCGAGGTCGCGTTTTTCGAGCAGACCGAGCGCAAGGGGACGGCGCATGCGGCGTCCATGGCGCGACCGGCTTTTGCAGAAGCCAAAGGCTATGTGGCCGTGGTTTACGGCGATCATCCCTTGCTGCGCGGCGCGGATTTTTCGCGCGTGACCGAACGGCTCGATGCGGGGCTGGATGTGGCGATCCTGGGGTTCGAGCCAAAGGATCCGACAGGCTATGGCCGGTTCATCACCGATGGCGAAAAGCTTCTGGCTATTCGCGAGCACAAGGACGCCAGCGAGCGCGAGCGCGAGATCGGGCTTTGCAATGCCTGCATACTTGCCTTCCGGGCCGAGGTGTTCACCTCACTGATCGACAAGGTCGGCACCGACAACGCGCAGGGCGAATATTACCTGACCGACCTTGTGGAACTGGCCAATGCCGCCGGGCACAATGTGGGCTATGCCGTGGCGCCGGAAGACAATGTCATGGGTGTCAACGACCGGGCCCAACTGGCGCGGGCCGAGGCGGTGTTCCAGAGCGTGCGGCGCGAGGATTTCATGGCGGCGGGCGTGACGCTGCACGATCCGGCGAGCGTTTATTTCTCGTTTGATACCGAGATCGCTGCGGATGTGGAGATCGAGCCCAATGTGGTGTTCGGGCCGGGGGTGAAAGTCGAGAGTGGGGCGGTGATCCATGCGTTCTCCCACATCGAGGGCGCCCATATCGGACCGAACGTCAATGTGGGGCCTTTCGCACGGTTGCGGCCGGGGGCGGAACTGGGCGAGGGGGCCAAGGTCGGCAATTTCGTCGAGGTCAAAAATGCCGATATCGGGCAGGGGGCAAAGGTGAGCCATCTGACCTATATCGGGGACGCTGAAATCGGGGCGGGCGCCAATATCGGCGCAGGCACCGTGACGTGCAATTACGACGGCTACAACAAGGCCAGGACCATCATTGGCGAGCATGCCTTTATCGGGTCGAACTCGGCGCTTGTCGCGCCGGTGGAGGTTGGTGACGGGGCGTATGTGGCCTCGGGTTCGGTGATTACCGAGCCGGTGCCGACGGACGCCTTGGGCATCGGGCGGGCGCGGCAGATCAACAAGCCTGGCTATGGCAAGGCGCTGAACGCGCGGTTCAAGGCCATCAAGGACCAAAAGTAA
- the motA gene encoding flagellar motor stator protein MotA: MRLIAGAVIVFVSVLGGYAAMGGHLEVLWQPFEAVIILGAAIGAFIIGNPKAILKQSLGVFGSLFKGPRYNKQSYVELLGLQFSIFKLVQSKGLLALEQHIENPEQSDLFSRFPSFAKNHHAVEFMCDYLRMITLGTYAVHELESLMDEELETHHQEAERVVAAVQSLADATPALGIVAAVLGVIKTMGAISEPPEVLGHLIGGALVGTFLGVFCAYGFFGPMAQALRNTNEAESKYFLSMKAGLLAHVSGYPPVIAVEFARKAVMSEDRPSFAEVDRATADLKMAR; this comes from the coding sequence ATGCGATTGATCGCTGGAGCCGTAATAGTTTTTGTCTCGGTCCTTGGTGGCTACGCCGCAATGGGTGGCCATCTGGAGGTGCTCTGGCAGCCCTTCGAAGCCGTCATCATTCTGGGCGCCGCAATAGGCGCCTTCATCATCGGCAATCCGAAAGCCATCCTCAAGCAAAGCCTGGGCGTTTTTGGCTCGCTGTTCAAAGGCCCCCGCTACAATAAGCAGTCCTATGTCGAACTGCTCGGCCTGCAGTTCTCGATCTTCAAGCTGGTCCAGTCAAAGGGTCTGCTGGCCCTCGAACAGCATATCGAAAATCCCGAACAATCCGACTTGTTCTCGCGCTTTCCGAGCTTTGCAAAGAACCACCACGCCGTAGAGTTCATGTGCGACTACCTGCGTATGATCACTCTTGGCACCTATGCGGTCCATGAACTCGAATCCCTGATGGACGAAGAACTCGAGACCCATCACCAGGAGGCCGAACGGGTCGTTGCCGCGGTACAGTCACTCGCCGACGCCACCCCGGCTCTGGGTATCGTCGCCGCCGTGCTCGGTGTTATCAAGACCATGGGGGCGATTTCAGAGCCACCTGAGGTCCTCGGTCATTTGATCGGCGGCGCTCTCGTGGGGACGTTCCTGGGCGTTTTTTGCGCCTATGGCTTTTTCGGCCCCATGGCCCAGGCACTGCGCAACACCAATGAGGCAGAGTCGAAATATTTCCTCTCCATGAAGGCCGGCCTTCTCGCGCACGTATCCGGTTATCCCCCGGTCATCGCGGTGGAGTTCGCCCGCAAGGCCGTCATGTCCGAAGACCGCCCCAGCTTCGCCGAAGTCGATCGCGCCACGGCCGATCTCAAGATGGCCCGCTAA
- a CDS encoding flagellar motor protein MotB yields the protein MSRQQGSVIVKKVKKAAHAHHGGAWKIAYADFVTAMMAFFLLLWLINMTTPEQKEGLANYFAPPNISESTSGSGGTMGGRAMDERGALTSSVESNGIASVGVDNFTSTDPASGNVREGEAPEKDSAFNLSASDPQMFHSAAASIRQAWEALPDITEISDNLIVEVTENGLDIQIVEQRGRPMFQEGSKYPYEWMRGAIAAVAPTLQRLPNQIRISGHTAAGVVYSDQSYGAWELSADRANTVRALLGEFGLSDEHIYSVVGRATSEPFFANDPYLAANERIRITVINEPSPIPLNMAP from the coding sequence ATGTCGCGTCAGCAGGGCTCGGTCATCGTCAAGAAGGTCAAGAAGGCCGCGCACGCCCACCACGGCGGTGCATGGAAGATCGCCTATGCCGATTTCGTGACCGCCATGATGGCCTTTTTCCTGCTCCTGTGGCTCATCAACATGACCACGCCCGAGCAAAAGGAAGGGCTCGCCAACTATTTCGCGCCCCCAAACATCAGCGAGAGCACGTCCGGATCGGGTGGAACCATGGGCGGCCGTGCCATGGATGAGCGCGGTGCGCTGACATCGAGCGTGGAATCGAACGGGATCGCGAGCGTTGGTGTCGACAATTTCACATCGACCGACCCCGCTTCGGGCAATGTCCGCGAGGGTGAGGCTCCCGAAAAGGACTCCGCCTTCAATCTTTCTGCGTCCGACCCGCAAATGTTCCACAGTGCCGCCGCCAGCATCCGCCAGGCCTGGGAGGCCCTGCCCGATATCACCGAGATTTCCGACAACCTGATCGTCGAGGTCACGGAGAACGGCCTCGACATCCAGATCGTCGAACAGCGCGGACGTCCCATGTTCCAGGAAGGGTCGAAATACCCCTATGAATGGATGCGCGGCGCCATAGCAGCGGTTGCCCCTACTCTCCAGCGTCTGCCCAACCAGATCCGCATTTCCGGCCACACCGCCGCCGGCGTCGTCTATTCCGACCAGTCCTATGGCGCCTGGGAGCTTTCGGCCGACCGCGCCAATACCGTACGCGCGCTTCTGGGCGAGTTCGGCCTGTCCGACGAGCATATATACTCCGTGGTGGGCCGGGCGACGAGCGAACCGTTTTTTGCCAACGATCCCTATCTGGCGGCCAACGAGCGGATCAGGATTACCGTCATAAACGAACCGTCCCCGATCCCCCTCAACATGGCGCCCTAG
- the map gene encoding type I methionyl aminopeptidase — MTITSEEELERLKAIGRICAIARDTMASALEPGMTTRELDDIGRKVLDDHGARSAPEVTYQFPGATCISVNEEVAHGIPGSRVINAGDLVNIDVSAEKDGIFADTGASYIVPPGATRRLEKLCSDGKKAMWSGIRAVRTGGRMADIGDAIGKFAGTNGYTLIRNLASHGIGHGLHDEPGEIPTWPDRSERRRIGEGLVFTVEPFLSLGGRMAEEKSMDDPWTLVSVPPAPCVQYEHTIVATRRGAVVVTLAA; from the coding sequence ATGACCATTACGTCCGAAGAAGAACTTGAACGCCTCAAGGCCATCGGTCGTATCTGCGCGATTGCGCGAGACACCATGGCATCGGCGCTCGAGCCGGGCATGACCACCAGGGAACTCGACGATATCGGGCGCAAGGTGCTCGACGATCATGGCGCGCGTTCGGCACCGGAAGTAACCTATCAATTTCCGGGAGCGACCTGCATTTCGGTCAATGAAGAGGTGGCGCACGGCATACCGGGCAGCCGGGTGATCAATGCGGGCGATCTTGTCAACATCGACGTGTCGGCGGAAAAGGACGGGATTTTTGCCGACACCGGCGCCTCCTATATTGTGCCGCCGGGTGCAACGCGTCGCCTTGAAAAGCTGTGCAGCGACGGCAAGAAGGCGATGTGGTCAGGGATTCGCGCGGTCAGGACCGGCGGGCGGATGGCCGATATCGGGGACGCCATCGGAAAATTTGCCGGGACGAACGGTTATACGCTGATCCGCAACCTCGCCAGTCACGGGATCGGCCATGGGCTGCATGATGAGCCGGGCGAGATTCCCACATGGCCCGATCGATCCGAGCGGCGACGCATAGGCGAGGGGTTGGTGTTCACCGTCGAGCCCTTCCTGTCGCTGGGTGGCAGGATGGCGGAAGAAAAGTCCATGGACGACCCCTGGACATTGGTGAGCGTTCCGCCGGCGCCGTGCGTGCAGTATGAGCACACGATTGTCGCGACGCGTCGCGGGGCGGTCGTCGTTACGCTGGCTGCCTGA
- the pgi gene encoding glucose-6-phosphate isomerase, whose protein sequence is MSNKVRKAGFQVLKKHKKRLADTSMRELFAHDDDRFSAYSASFGDMLLDYSKNRIDSQSMAALFDLARETDVEGRRDRMWAGEPINITEHRSVLHMALRYGGDEAVMVEGADVMPAVRDVLARIKGFSNDVRDGAIRGALGDQFTDVVNIGIGGSDLGPAMVTLALAPYTRANLRAHYVSNVDGAHMHDTLKGLDPARTLFIIASKTFTTDETMTNAHTARKWLADALGEQAVNDHFAAVSTNIEGCQAFGIREDRIFGFWDWVGGRYSVWSAIGLPVAIAVGYDNFEAFLRGAYEMDQHFLTAPLEENLPVIMGLLGVWYRNAWGFATYAVLPYDQRLSRFPAYLQQQDMESNGKSVTLGGKTTPWETGPVIWGEPGTNGQHAFYQLIHQGTSVIPCDFLVAANPHEELPPHHAKLVANCFAQSEALMLGKSEEEVISELKGTGLSKAEIKALTPHKVFPGNRPSNTILYSRLDPATLGKLVALYEHKVFVQGTIWNVNSYDQWGVELGKQLAKALLPKVEGAASAESHDSSTRGLLDHFHALKG, encoded by the coding sequence ATGTCGAACAAGGTTCGCAAGGCCGGTTTCCAGGTTCTCAAGAAACACAAGAAACGCCTGGCGGACACGTCCATGCGCGAATTGTTTGCCCATGACGACGATCGGTTTTCCGCCTATTCGGCGTCGTTTGGCGATATGCTGCTCGACTATTCCAAGAACCGCATCGACAGTCAGTCCATGGCAGCCCTGTTCGATCTGGCGCGGGAAACCGATGTCGAAGGGCGGCGGGACCGGATGTGGGCGGGCGAGCCGATCAACATCACCGAACACCGCTCGGTGCTGCACATGGCGCTGCGCTATGGCGGCGACGAAGCGGTCATGGTCGAGGGCGCCGACGTGATGCCAGCGGTGCGCGACGTGCTGGCCCGGATCAAGGGTTTTTCCAACGATGTGCGCGACGGGGCGATCCGCGGGGCGCTGGGCGACCAGTTTACCGACGTGGTCAATATCGGCATCGGCGGATCGGATCTCGGGCCGGCCATGGTGACGCTGGCGCTGGCGCCCTACACACGGGCCAATCTGCGCGCCCACTACGTCTCCAATGTCGACGGCGCGCATATGCACGACACCCTCAAGGGGCTCGATCCGGCGCGGACGCTGTTCATCATTGCGTCAAAGACGTTCACCACCGACGAGACGATGACCAATGCCCATACGGCGCGCAAATGGCTGGCAGACGCATTGGGCGAGCAGGCGGTCAACGACCATTTCGCGGCTGTTTCGACCAATATCGAGGGCTGCCAGGCGTTCGGCATCCGCGAAGACCGCATCTTCGGGTTCTGGGACTGGGTCGGCGGGCGTTATTCGGTGTGGTCGGCCATCGGGCTGCCCGTGGCGATTGCCGTAGGATACGACAATTTCGAGGCGTTCCTGCGCGGCGCTTACGAGATGGACCAGCATTTTCTCACCGCGCCGCTGGAAGAAAACCTGCCGGTCATCATGGGTCTTTTGGGCGTTTGGTATCGCAACGCCTGGGGGTTCGCGACCTATGCGGTGCTGCCGTATGACCAGAGACTTTCGCGGTTTCCGGCGTATCTGCAGCAGCAGGACATGGAATCTAACGGCAAATCGGTGACGCTGGGCGGCAAGACCACACCCTGGGAAACGGGACCCGTTATCTGGGGTGAACCGGGCACCAATGGGCAGCACGCCTTTTATCAATTGATCCATCAGGGGACGTCGGTCATCCCATGCGATTTTCTGGTGGCGGCCAATCCGCACGAGGAATTGCCGCCCCATCACGCCAAGCTTGTGGCCAATTGTTTCGCGCAGTCCGAGGCCCTGATGCTTGGTAAAAGCGAAGAAGAGGTCATAAGCGAGCTCAAGGGGACGGGGCTGTCAAAGGCCGAGATCAAGGCCCTGACGCCGCACAAGGTGTTTCCCGGCAACCGCCCGTCCAACACTATTCTGTATTCCCGGCTCGATCCGGCGACGCTGGGCAAGCTGGTGGCGCTCTACGAGCATAAGGTCTTCGTTCAGGGCACGATCTGGAACGTCAATTCCTACGATCAATGGGGGGTTGAGCTGGGCAAGCAACTGGCCAAAGCGTTGCTGCCCAAGGTGGAGGGCGCCGCATCGGCAGAAAGCCATGATAGCTCGACCCGTGGGCTTCTCGACCATTTCCATGCCCTGAAAGGCTGA